In Anaerobacillus isosaccharinicus, one genomic interval encodes:
- the mnmE gene encoding tRNA uridine-5-carboxymethylaminomethyl(34) synthesis GTPase MnmE: MEFDTIAAISTAMGEGAIAIVRVSGDDAVAAVNKIYKGRKSLLEVESHTIHYGYIIEKNSEQVIDEVMVSVLKAPRTFTREDIVEINCHGGLVSVNRVLQQVLQSGVRLAEPGEFTKRAFLNGRIDLSQAEGVIDLIRAKTDKAMNVAIGQVEGRLSKKVQKLRQALLETVAHVEVNIDYPEYDAEEMTTNLLLEKAQYVKGEIEKILNTAQQGKILREGLSTVIIGRPNVGKSSLLNSLVHEAKAIVTDIPGTTRDVIEEYVNVRGVPLRLLDTAGIRETEDIVEKIGVERSRKVVKEAELVLLVLNYGEVLTKEDESLFEIIENMDAIIIVNKTDVAKKIDLEKVKVLAKGRPVVTTSLIEDEGIDELEDAISKLFFQGNIEGGDLTYVSNSRHIGLLHQALGTIDEAIMALHSAVPIDMVQIDITRTWELLGEINGDTVSESLIDQLFSQFCLGK; the protein is encoded by the coding sequence ATGGAATTTGATACAATTGCCGCAATTTCCACTGCGATGGGGGAAGGTGCTATTGCTATTGTTCGAGTAAGTGGAGACGATGCAGTTGCTGCGGTTAATAAAATTTATAAAGGTAGAAAATCTTTATTAGAGGTGGAAAGTCATACGATCCACTACGGCTATATTATTGAAAAAAATTCAGAGCAAGTTATAGATGAAGTAATGGTTTCAGTTTTAAAGGCTCCAAGAACATTTACAAGGGAAGACATTGTTGAAATTAACTGTCATGGTGGCTTAGTTTCTGTTAATCGCGTCTTGCAACAAGTGTTGCAGTCGGGTGTTCGTCTAGCTGAACCAGGTGAGTTCACAAAACGGGCTTTTCTAAATGGTCGAATTGATTTGTCTCAAGCAGAAGGTGTTATTGATTTGATTCGTGCTAAAACAGACAAGGCAATGAACGTTGCTATTGGCCAAGTCGAAGGAAGATTATCAAAAAAAGTTCAGAAGCTAAGACAAGCGTTACTAGAGACGGTTGCTCACGTTGAGGTAAATATTGATTATCCAGAATACGATGCTGAGGAAATGACGACTAACCTTCTTTTAGAGAAAGCACAGTATGTTAAGGGTGAAATAGAAAAAATTCTTAACACGGCCCAACAAGGGAAAATATTACGAGAAGGGCTTTCAACAGTTATTATTGGAAGACCGAATGTCGGAAAATCCTCATTATTAAATAGCTTAGTTCATGAAGCGAAAGCGATTGTGACAGATATACCAGGTACAACAAGGGATGTTATTGAGGAATATGTTAATGTTAGAGGTGTTCCGCTACGATTGTTAGACACTGCTGGTATTAGAGAAACAGAAGATATTGTTGAAAAAATTGGTGTTGAACGATCAAGGAAAGTAGTTAAAGAAGCAGAACTCGTTTTACTTGTCTTGAATTACGGTGAAGTATTAACAAAAGAAGATGAGAGCTTATTTGAAATTATTGAAAACATGGATGCAATCATTATCGTCAATAAAACTGATGTAGCTAAGAAAATTGATTTAGAGAAAGTTAAGGTGTTAGCAAAAGGAAGACCCGTTGTTACGACATCTTTAATAGAAGATGAAGGCATTGATGAGTTAGAAGATGCCATCTCAAAACTTTTCTTCCAGGGTAATATTGAAGGTGGCGACTTAACGTATGTATCAAATTCTAGGCATATAGGTTTACTACATCAAGCGCTAGGAACGATTGATGAAGCGATTATGGCGCTGCATTCAGCAGTACCTATTGATATGGTTCAAATAGATATAACAAGAACATGGGAACTATTAGGTGAAATCAACGGAGATACCGTTTCAGAAAGCCTAATCGATCAACTTTTTTCACAGTTTTGTTTAGGGAAATAA
- the jag gene encoding RNA-binding cell elongation regulator Jag/EloR, which yields MKKITVSGKTVDEAVQSAIKQLNTTRERVSIKIVEEPQKGFLGLIGVKPAVVEVEIKPDAADEAINFLQDVTKNMGVSIEINKVETKDGLLLNLSGEGIGMLIGKRGQTLDSLQYLVNLVANRSSEQYMRIVLDAENYRDRRKESLEQLAKRLGTKAVRTRKEVILEPMNALERKIIHTALQEIKGVKTYSEGVEPNRRIVVAPASK from the coding sequence GTGAAAAAGATAACTGTTTCAGGGAAAACCGTTGATGAAGCTGTCCAATCTGCTATAAAGCAATTAAATACAACGAGAGAAAGAGTCTCAATTAAAATTGTAGAAGAACCTCAAAAGGGATTTTTAGGCTTAATTGGTGTAAAACCAGCAGTCGTTGAAGTTGAGATTAAACCTGATGCAGCAGATGAAGCAATTAACTTCCTTCAAGATGTTACAAAAAATATGGGTGTTTCTATAGAGATAAATAAAGTTGAAACGAAAGATGGTTTACTATTGAATCTTAGCGGAGAAGGCATCGGAATGCTTATCGGTAAGAGAGGGCAAACCCTCGATTCACTTCAATATTTAGTTAATCTAGTAGCAAACCGTTCATCAGAACAATATATGCGAATCGTTTTAGATGCTGAAAATTACCGAGATCGTCGTAAGGAATCCCTTGAGCAATTGGCGAAACGTCTAGGTACTAAAGCAGTTAGAACGAGAAAAGAAGTTATTTTAGAACCGATGAATGCGTTAGAAAGAAAAATTATTCATACAGCACTACAAGAAATTAAAGGAGTCAAAACGTATTCCGAAGGTGTTGAACCTAACCGTAGAATCGTTGTTGCTCCAGCCAGCAAGTAA